From the genome of Cryomorphaceae bacterium, one region includes:
- a CDS encoding sensor histidine kinase has protein sequence MSLYSQKQRWKLLLLSLAAVIIGVSMWYSNLMVTNVRTDERRKVELWSQAIEQRATLVNYTNKLFDTLRNEERKKMDTWAKATARINVASNEELTFLIDIITKNTTIPVIIADAAGNIVTDHNLPDHYSHEQKTEALQKMKNQYPPIEIDIYAGMKQYLYYRDSRIITELEDVLGDIINSFINETVINAASVPVILTDSTMTRVISHGNIDPVVMADSLQLQERIRTMALANPPIQVMLGDQQHLIFHEDSVILTQLRYYPIVQFVIIGLFLLIAYLLFSTFRKAEQNQVWVGMAKETAHQLGTPLSSLMAWVELLDAKGVDEETLKELQKDIDRLNTVTERFSKIGSKTELERLNVREVVHATLRYLAPRVSSKVQFSIAPDEETEIMGQVNAPLFSWVIENLCKNAIDAMNGEGFIHVEIFEEGAWVIMDITDTGKGISRANLKAVFKPGYTTKKRGWGLGLSLSKRIIENYHHGKIFVRRSELNKGTTFRIQLRR, from the coding sequence ATGAGTCTTTACTCACAAAAACAACGTTGGAAACTGCTGCTGCTATCACTGGCTGCAGTTATTATTGGGGTATCCATGTGGTACTCCAACCTGATGGTTACCAATGTTCGGACGGATGAACGCCGCAAGGTAGAGCTTTGGTCGCAAGCTATTGAACAACGCGCAACACTTGTAAACTATACCAACAAGCTGTTTGATACCCTCCGAAATGAGGAGCGCAAAAAAATGGATACCTGGGCCAAGGCAACAGCTCGAATCAATGTGGCAAGCAACGAAGAGCTTACCTTTTTGATTGATATCATCACCAAAAACACCACCATTCCGGTAATCATTGCTGACGCTGCAGGGAACATAGTCACAGACCACAACCTTCCCGATCATTATTCTCATGAACAGAAGACAGAGGCGCTGCAGAAAATGAAGAACCAATACCCGCCCATTGAGATTGACATTTACGCGGGTATGAAGCAGTATTTGTACTACCGTGACTCGCGTATTATCACAGAGCTTGAGGATGTGCTGGGCGACATTATCAATTCATTTATCAACGAAACGGTGATCAACGCGGCTTCTGTGCCGGTCATTCTCACCGACTCTACCATGACAAGAGTCATCAGTCATGGAAACATTGATCCTGTTGTGATGGCCGATTCGCTGCAGCTTCAGGAGAGAATTCGCACCATGGCATTGGCAAACCCGCCTATACAAGTAATGCTGGGCGATCAACAGCATTTAATTTTTCACGAAGACTCTGTGATTCTCACCCAGCTGCGTTATTACCCCATCGTACAATTTGTGATTATCGGACTCTTTTTGCTCATTGCTTATTTGCTGTTTAGTACCTTCCGAAAAGCTGAGCAAAACCAGGTTTGGGTGGGTATGGCCAAAGAAACCGCGCACCAGTTGGGTACTCCGCTCAGCTCGCTGATGGCATGGGTGGAACTGCTCGACGCAAAAGGCGTGGATGAAGAAACCCTCAAAGAGCTGCAGAAAGACATTGACAGATTAAACACCGTAACCGAGCGCTTTTCGAAAATCGGTTCCAAAACCGAACTTGAACGCCTCAATGTGCGCGAAGTAGTTCACGCCACACTGCGCTATTTGGCACCGCGGGTCAGCAGTAAAGTGCAATTCAGCATTGCGCCCGACGAAGAAACCGAAATCATGGGACAGGTAAATGCGCCTCTTTTTAGCTGGGTGATAGAAAACCTCTGCAAAAATGCCATTGATGCCATGAACGGCGAAGGCTTCATTCATGTTGAAATTTTTGAAGAAGGAGCCTGGGTGATTATGGACATAACTGACACGGGAAAAGGTATTTCGAGAGCAAATCTCAAGGCCGTTTTTAAGCCCGGCTATACCACCAAGAAAAGAGGGTGGGGACTGGGTTTATCGCTCTCCAAGCGCATTATTGAGAACTATCACCACGGCAAAATTTTCGTGAGGCGCTCAGAGTTGAACAAGGGAACCACTTTCCGCATTCAACTGCGCAGGTGA
- the hemW gene encoding radical SAM family heme chaperone HemW, which translates to MAGVYFHIPYCKKACHYCDFHFSTNTRTRSAMVDAMVRELQLRHHSLKERSIETIYFGGGTPSLLSQAEIQNLIQAVAQHFVISDDAEITLEANPDDLQPETLSALRSAGINRLSIGIQSFFNEHLRWMNRAHSAEQAKRCIPLAHEAGFQNITADLIYGFPGLSDEQWDENISTLIALGAPHISCYSLTVEPGTALHHFVESGKQPAPDDDAQVRHFLHLVQRLTGAGYEHYEVSNFAIPGYRSRHNSAYWSAAPFLGIGPSAHSFTGTERCWNIANNHQYLKSIEQGQLPLTCEPVTQQTACNEYLLTGLRTAAGIDLNHVKTHWSYPVEERFASYIQGLVNNGRATCSQGKLKLTTEGMLWADAIAAEFFQND; encoded by the coding sequence ATGGCCGGAGTGTACTTTCATATTCCTTATTGCAAAAAGGCCTGTCACTATTGCGACTTTCATTTTTCTACCAACACACGTACCCGCTCCGCCATGGTAGATGCCATGGTGCGTGAGCTGCAATTGCGCCATCACAGCCTGAAGGAACGGAGCATAGAAACCATCTACTTTGGCGGTGGTACGCCCAGCTTGCTAAGCCAAGCGGAAATCCAAAACCTGATTCAGGCCGTAGCGCAACACTTTGTCATATCAGACGATGCTGAAATTACCCTTGAAGCCAATCCCGACGATCTTCAACCCGAAACCCTGAGCGCTTTGCGCAGCGCAGGCATCAACCGGCTGAGCATCGGAATCCAATCGTTTTTCAATGAGCACCTGCGCTGGATGAACCGCGCGCACAGTGCGGAACAAGCCAAACGATGTATTCCGCTGGCACACGAGGCAGGTTTTCAAAATATTACTGCTGATTTGATTTATGGTTTCCCGGGGCTTTCCGACGAGCAATGGGATGAAAACATTTCTACACTCATCGCACTTGGTGCACCGCACATTTCATGCTACAGCCTTACCGTTGAGCCCGGCACCGCGCTGCATCATTTTGTTGAAAGCGGCAAGCAACCTGCGCCCGATGATGACGCACAGGTACGGCATTTTCTGCACCTGGTTCAACGCCTTACCGGGGCCGGTTATGAACATTACGAGGTGTCGAATTTTGCGATTCCCGGTTATCGCTCAAGGCACAACAGCGCCTATTGGAGCGCTGCGCCTTTCCTCGGAATCGGGCCGTCGGCACATAGTTTTACAGGAACCGAGCGCTGCTGGAACATCGCCAACAATCACCAGTATCTGAAAAGCATAGAGCAGGGGCAATTACCTCTCACGTGCGAGCCGGTAACCCAACAAACAGCCTGTAATGAGTATTTGCTAACGGGTTTGCGAACGGCCGCAGGTATAGACCTCAACCACGTGAAGACTCATTGGAGCTACCCCGTTGAAGAACGTTTTGCAAGCTACATTCAAGGTCTGGTAAACAACGGCAGAGCGACCTGCAGTCAAGGTAAACTCAAGCTCACCACCGAGGGCATGCTCTGGGCAGATGCCATTGCTGCTGAGTTTTTTCAAA